In a genomic window of Epinephelus lanceolatus isolate andai-2023 chromosome 3, ASM4190304v1, whole genome shotgun sequence:
- the fabp2 gene encoding fatty acid-binding protein, intestinal — protein MTFNGTWKIDRNDNYEKFMEQMGINMVKRKLASHDNLKITIEQTGDKFKIKESSNFRTLEIDFTLGVTFDYSLADGTELSGAWTLEGDMMKGIFMRKDNGKQLTTTRVVQGDELIQSYNYEGVDAKRIFKRG, from the exons ATGACCTTCAACGGCACCTGGAAAATCGATCGCAATGATAACTATGAGAAATTCATGGAGCAAATGG GAATTAACATGGTGAAGAGGAAGCTGGCGTCTCACGATAACCTCAAGATAACCATCGAACAGACTGGAGACAAGTTTAAGATCAAGGAGAGCAGCAATTTCCGCACCCTGGAAATAGACTTCACCCTGGGGGTCACCTTCGACTACAGCCTTGCAGATGGAACAGAATTATCC GGTGCATGGACCTTGGAGGGAGACATGATGAAGGGAATCTTCATGAGAAAGGACAACGGAAAGCAACTGACAACAACCAGAGTAGTCCAAGGAGATGAACTTATACAG AGCTACAACTATGAAGGTGTGGATGCAAAGAGGATTTTCAAGAGGGGTTAG